CCCACAGCGTGAGATTACAATTAAGCATCAACAAGAAAACTAACACATTAGCCTATTTACTTAGATATAAGGACTATAGGTAGGTAAAACACACTCCATTTTGTTAGTCAGAACAGGCTTACTTCGTCATATATATGATGACGATTATAAGCCTTTTTACCCTCTCCTACGATTGTGTTGAGGCTTAGCACGTGTGGTGCGAAGGCTTAACACCAATGGTGCGAAGGGCAAACTCCAAGCTATATATTATTGGAGAGAATACAACTCAACGTTTGGAACGATGAGTACCAGTATGTAATAAGAAATTTATTACTTGTTTTTTCTACATATATCAACAGCTATTATGCTAAAAAAGTTATTACAGAATAACAACATAAACTTAATTAAAACAACTCAAGAATACGCTTTTCAAAGATACTTATAACTATCATAAAATCAATTGATTACATATTACAGAAGTAAAAGATGCTTGTTTAGCATTTAAAAAGCGTTAATAAGAGATCAAAAGGGCATCTTTTAAAAGCCAAGTAAGGCTTAATAAAGACACCGTTAAGCATTGATTAGACCTGACAAAGAAAAGAAATATTGACAAATATAAGACCAATGGTTAGTATTATAACATAAAAAAGAGGGATGCAATATGCACCCCTCTATATAATTTAAACTTTGTTCAATTCAACTTATTAGAAGTTATAGTAAACACCGAAAGTAATGTTGTTGCCATCGAGGCTTGCACCCCAAGTGTGAGCATCTACGCTTGAACCCTTCAGCTTAACAGACTTCCAACCAGCAAAACCGACGTGAGCTATGAAACTTACCTTTGGGCTAACGTTTACAGATACACCTGGCTTCAAACCTACAGACCATGCGTTTATACCGCCTCTATAGTGCTGATAACCAAAACCACCATCAATGAAACCATTTACATATTTGCTGCGTGCGAAAGTGTAACGAACGTATGGCTCCAACTTAAAGTAGTTGTTAACTAAGTTCTCATTCGCAATGTTAACATTACTTTTACCCCAACCAACAACTGTACCGATTGCCCAATTCTCGTCGAGATTAATACCAACCTCAGGGAGAACCTGATAAGTTGTTACATTCTCAGAATTACCATCTTTTGATGAAGCAATACCTACGCTACCACCAACATAACCCTGTGCGCTTGCTGCAAGTGATACACATGCTACAGCAAATGATAATAAAATCTTTTTCATAATAGAAAACTTTTAAATTAATACTGAATTAAATCTATTTACCTTATGCTACATACCACTCATAAAGAGGTAATAAGCGTTGTTTTCTGGGTGCAAAGTAAAAGGTTTTCTATTAAACAACCAAATTTTATGCATAAGTTTTACTTTAAACATCTAAATGAACGTTAATCATTTGTCTGTTCACCTTATTATATATAACTTTGCAGTAACTCTTGGGAGAATATATCAATATTTTTGTAATAACAGGAGCATTATATACTATTGAATTATGATGAATAA
The Prevotella melaninogenica DNA segment above includes these coding regions:
- a CDS encoding outer membrane beta-barrel protein, with the protein product MKKILLSFAVACVSLAASAQGYVGGSVGIASSKDGNSENVTTYQVLPEVGINLDENWAIGTVVGWGKSNVNIANENLVNNYFKLEPYVRYTFARSKYVNGFIDGGFGYQHYRGGINAWSVGLKPGVSVNVSPKVSFIAHVGFAGWKSVKLKGSSVDAHTWGASLDGNNITFGVYYNF